From Rutidosis leptorrhynchoides isolate AG116_Rl617_1_P2 chromosome 3, CSIRO_AGI_Rlap_v1, whole genome shotgun sequence, a single genomic window includes:
- the LOC139902698 gene encoding uncharacterized protein, protein MKPDHWKWNFTSDRKFTVKKLSTIIDDNTIALNNFEQETIRNNLVPKKLEVFVWLALKKRLSVRMELDKRGIDLHSVRCPICDDGLESMEHSLIFYSPIFGVLLRLRTQT, encoded by the exons ATGAAGCCCGATCATTGGAAGTGGAACTTCACATCGGACAGGAAATTTACGGTAAAGAAGCTCTCAACAATCATTGATGATAATACAATCGCTTTGAACAATTTTGAGCAGGAAACGATTCGCAACAATTTGGTTCCTAAAAAACTGGAAGTGTTTGTTTGGCTTGCTCTAAAGAAAAGATTGTCCGTTAGGATGGAATTAGACAAAAGGGGAATCGATTTACATAGTGTTCGATGTCCAATATGCGATGATGGATTAGAATCCATGGAGCACTCATTAATCTTTT ATAGCCCTATATTTGGTGTTTTGCTACGATTACGAACTCAAACCTGA